A DNA window from Mycolicibacter hiberniae contains the following coding sequences:
- a CDS encoding sensor histidine kinase has protein sequence MTATPSLRHRLTVMVLALLAALMVAMGLVIDATLTASNTRSLNERLASALARADSLVAMGISAEKLAEQLNGGVVAALVVTADGPAYGNPAIDPGLTAGALRSHPPMEPDDSAAVRVHSLANGDRVILVADTTEADETLQRLRRLMIEAGLATLVFAAVLLAGMSRMLLAPLDRLTDLARDITTGDRGRRLRPDRPKTELGRAAEAFDDMLDELEASETRAQLAAEGARRAEAAVRRFLADAAHELRTPIAGMQAAAEQIAGYVSQRLSHDPLESDIGREPELLRQHRRATLLLTEARRATRLVTDMLDLSYIDAGLPLELVETDLVGIVETQMDRAALLAPQLSLQRSGLDSATVRVDPMRAAQILSNLLDNARRYTPPGGRIAVEVGRADGGVEVRVTDTGIGVSADDAERIFDRLVRLDSDRGRDHGGAGLGLPIARALAVAHGGTLTCLPHNGAGVTFLWVLPEGRTGPISDTSA, from the coding sequence ATGACCGCCACGCCATCGCTGCGGCACCGGCTGACGGTGATGGTGCTGGCACTGCTCGCCGCGCTGATGGTGGCGATGGGGCTGGTGATCGACGCCACGTTGACGGCGTCGAACACCCGCAGCCTCAACGAGCGGTTGGCGTCGGCACTGGCTCGCGCCGATTCTCTGGTGGCAATGGGGATTTCCGCGGAGAAGCTGGCGGAGCAGCTCAATGGGGGAGTGGTCGCGGCGCTGGTGGTGACCGCGGACGGCCCTGCCTACGGCAACCCGGCGATCGATCCCGGGTTGACCGCCGGGGCATTGCGCTCTCACCCGCCGATGGAACCCGACGATTCCGCAGCGGTGCGGGTGCATTCCCTGGCCAACGGCGATCGGGTGATTCTGGTCGCCGACACCACCGAGGCCGACGAGACGTTACAGCGGTTGCGGCGCTTGATGATCGAAGCCGGCCTGGCCACGCTGGTGTTCGCAGCGGTGTTGCTGGCGGGGATGAGCCGGATGCTGCTGGCACCGCTGGACCGGCTCACCGATCTGGCGCGCGATATCACCACCGGCGACCGGGGCAGGCGCCTGCGTCCGGACCGTCCGAAGACCGAACTCGGGAGGGCAGCAGAGGCTTTCGATGACATGCTCGACGAGCTGGAAGCCTCCGAGACGCGAGCGCAGCTCGCGGCCGAGGGTGCCCGGCGTGCGGAGGCCGCGGTTCGCCGATTCCTGGCCGATGCCGCTCACGAGCTTCGTACCCCGATCGCGGGCATGCAGGCCGCCGCGGAACAGATCGCCGGCTACGTCAGCCAGCGGTTGTCGCACGACCCACTCGAGTCAGACATCGGACGTGAGCCCGAGTTGCTCCGCCAGCATCGTCGGGCCACGCTGCTGCTGACCGAGGCGCGGCGGGCCACCCGGTTGGTCACCGACATGCTCGACCTGAGCTACATCGATGCGGGACTGCCTCTGGAGCTCGTGGAGACCGACTTGGTCGGGATCGTCGAGACGCAGATGGATCGTGCCGCGTTGCTGGCGCCGCAGCTGAGTCTGCAACGCAGCGGCCTGGATTCGGCGACTGTTCGGGTCGACCCGATGCGGGCGGCGCAGATCCTGTCCAACCTGCTCGACAACGCACGCCGCTATACGCCGCCCGGTGGTCGGATCGCTGTCGAGGTCGGCCGCGCTGACGGAGGGGTCGAGGTGCGGGTCACCGACACCGGTATCGGGGTGAGTGCCGACGACGCCGAGCGGATCTTCGATCGGTTGGTGCGTCTGGACAGCGACCGCGGCCGGGACCACGGGGGGGCCGGTCTCGGGCTGCCGATCGCGCGGGCATTGGCGGTCGCGCACGGCGGGACGCTGACCTGTCTACCTCACAACGGTGCGGGCGTGACCTTCCTGTGGGTCCTCCCGGAGGGTCGAACCGGCCCTATCTCCGACACATCTGCGTGA
- a CDS encoding response regulator transcription factor, translating to MTDFRPAERRGGGSGGTGTPRVLVVEDSETIREMVGEALSDAGYVIATMPDGHGLEHVLDDFRPDLVVLDVMLPGRDGFALMDVIVKRGEAAVLLLTARGGLSDRLRGLEYGADDYVAKPFELAELVARVGAVLRRRGRLPSALNVGDLTIDVEAGAASRSGAPLNLTATELQVLVFLVEQRGRIVSAGQILTAVWGQEAEDPDLVEAHLDALRSKLEALGPQILHAVRGMGYRLEIPGS from the coding sequence ATGACCGACTTCCGGCCCGCCGAGCGGCGCGGCGGCGGGTCTGGCGGCACTGGGACGCCGCGAGTGCTGGTCGTCGAGGACTCCGAGACAATCCGAGAGATGGTCGGCGAGGCGCTGTCCGATGCCGGCTACGTCATTGCCACGATGCCGGACGGGCACGGGCTGGAGCACGTGCTGGACGACTTCCGGCCCGACTTGGTGGTACTGGACGTCATGCTGCCGGGCCGCGACGGCTTTGCGCTGATGGACGTGATCGTGAAGCGGGGCGAAGCAGCGGTGCTGCTGCTCACCGCTCGCGGTGGGCTCTCCGACCGGCTGCGGGGGCTCGAGTACGGCGCCGACGACTATGTGGCCAAGCCGTTCGAGCTCGCCGAGCTGGTTGCCCGCGTCGGCGCGGTGCTGCGCCGCAGGGGGCGCCTGCCGTCGGCGCTGAATGTCGGGGACCTCACGATCGACGTCGAGGCCGGGGCGGCTTCCCGGTCAGGCGCACCCTTGAACCTGACCGCCACGGAGCTGCAGGTTCTGGTCTTTCTGGTCGAACAGCGCGGCCGCATCGTCAGCGCCGGCCAGATTCTCACCGCGGTATGGGGCCAGGAGGCCGAGGACCCGGACCTGGTTGAGGCTCACCTGGATGCATTGCGCAGCAAACTCGAGGCGCTGGGACCGCAGATTCTGCACGCCGTGCGGGGAATGGGTTACCGGCTGGAGATTCCCGGCTCATGA
- a CDS encoding SOS response-associated peptidase has translation MCGRFAVTTDPAMLAERIGAINEIPAERYAGPNYNVAPTDDVIAVVCRHGEPGDRPTRRLRQMRWGLVPPWTRAGADGRPAPGGRLLINARADKVATAPAFRAAADHRRCLVPMDGYYEWRTESGGPAGRKARKTPFYIHGDGATLFAAGLWSVWRPHKTSEPVLSLAVITTDSVGDLAGIHDRMPVLLAQSHWDRWLDPDSAIDTGLLTCGLEAPRTVLRQVSPLVNSVANNSPDLIAPAAPQPEQGYLL, from the coding sequence ATGTGCGGGCGTTTCGCGGTGACCACCGACCCGGCGATGCTGGCCGAGCGGATCGGCGCGATCAACGAAATCCCGGCGGAGCGCTACGCCGGGCCGAACTACAACGTGGCGCCCACCGACGACGTGATCGCGGTGGTCTGCAGGCACGGCGAACCCGGTGACCGGCCGACGCGGCGCCTTCGACAGATGCGCTGGGGTCTGGTTCCGCCCTGGACCCGGGCCGGGGCCGACGGCCGGCCGGCCCCCGGGGGGCGGTTGCTGATCAACGCCCGCGCGGACAAGGTCGCCACCGCGCCGGCATTTCGGGCAGCCGCGGACCATCGGCGCTGTCTGGTGCCCATGGACGGCTACTACGAATGGCGCACCGAGTCCGGCGGTCCGGCCGGCCGCAAAGCCCGCAAGACCCCGTTCTACATCCACGGGGACGGCGCGACGCTGTTCGCCGCCGGGTTGTGGTCGGTGTGGCGACCGCACAAGACCTCCGAGCCGGTGCTGAGCCTGGCCGTCATCACCACCGACTCCGTCGGCGACCTGGCCGGCATCCACGACCGGATGCCGGTGTTGCTTGCCCAAAGCCATTGGGATCGTTGGCTGGACCCCGACAGTGCGATCGATACCGGGCTTTTGACCTGCGGACTTGAGGCACCGAGGACGGTGCTGCGCCAGGTCTCGCCGTTGGTCAACAGCGTCGCCAACAACTCGCCCGACCTGATCGCGCCCGCCGCGCCGCAACCCGAGCAGGGGTACCTGCTGTAG
- a CDS encoding PE family protein, with amino-acid sequence MSTVVAQPEVLAASAHELQAITAEMEAGNAAAAVPTTQIIPAGADLVSILTATSFAAHAELYQQVGARAVAMQQMLETVLSISSGSYAATEAANAAALG; translated from the coding sequence GTGTCGACCGTTGTTGCGCAGCCGGAGGTCTTGGCTGCGAGCGCCCACGAGCTTCAGGCGATAACCGCGGAAATGGAGGCCGGCAACGCAGCTGCAGCGGTCCCGACGACCCAGATCATTCCGGCGGGCGCAGACCTGGTGTCCATTCTGACCGCCACCAGCTTCGCCGCACACGCCGAGCTCTACCAGCAGGTCGGTGCACGTGCTGTTGCCATGCAGCAGATGTTGGAGACCGTGCTGAGCATCAGCTCCGGGTCGTACGCCGCCACCGAGGCCGCCAACGCGGCCGCTCTGGGTTAA
- a CDS encoding PPE family protein — protein MDFGMLPPEINSALMYAGAGSAPLWAASRAWESLAAGIYSTAASYTTALADLTAEWQGPAAAAMTNAFAPHLEWLNRAAAQAEQVAAQAGAAAAAHDAAFAATVPPAVVEANRETLMALLATNILGQNTPAIAATEAAYGEMWVQDAATMYSYAGQSAAATTLPPFTPPAPTVNPAGVAAQEAAVALAAGSATATDADTLTALTTALPGRLGNLAGPALSGLVEDLQNPFTLDGSSITFNGVLGDFMRGLTGSETLSASSPMDMFIRMVSPARLFTTTFKDIDGLSHSMFPVAKVAEGASKLAEGAAKAAEGAAKGLGAGISGTIGKASLVGPLSVPQTWAAAVPAAATQAATAQLSGLGAAGAAGAGGAAHTMGGIPMAGAGGAGRGGFGAFGTPRYGFRPMVVGRPPAGG, from the coding sequence ATGGATTTCGGCATGTTGCCGCCCGAGATCAACTCGGCGTTGATGTACGCGGGCGCCGGCTCGGCCCCGCTGTGGGCCGCTTCGCGGGCCTGGGAGAGCTTGGCCGCGGGCATCTACTCGACGGCCGCGAGCTACACGACGGCGCTGGCCGACCTGACCGCTGAGTGGCAGGGCCCGGCGGCAGCGGCCATGACGAACGCGTTTGCGCCGCACCTGGAATGGCTGAACCGGGCGGCCGCCCAGGCCGAGCAGGTGGCAGCGCAGGCTGGTGCTGCGGCGGCGGCTCATGACGCGGCGTTTGCCGCAACGGTGCCGCCGGCGGTGGTCGAAGCCAACCGCGAGACGTTGATGGCGCTGCTGGCGACCAACATCCTCGGACAGAACACTCCGGCGATCGCGGCCACCGAAGCCGCCTACGGCGAGATGTGGGTGCAGGACGCCGCCACGATGTACAGCTACGCCGGCCAGTCGGCGGCCGCGACGACGCTGCCGCCGTTCACGCCGCCGGCACCCACCGTCAACCCGGCCGGGGTGGCGGCACAGGAGGCCGCGGTTGCGCTGGCGGCCGGATCGGCCACCGCCACCGACGCCGACACGTTGACCGCCCTGACCACGGCGCTGCCCGGCCGGTTGGGCAACCTCGCCGGCCCGGCCTTGTCCGGTCTCGTCGAGGACTTGCAGAATCCGTTCACCCTGGACGGGTCGAGTATCACCTTCAACGGTGTGCTCGGCGACTTCATGCGGGGTTTGACCGGGTCGGAAACGCTGAGCGCGTCGAGCCCGATGGACATGTTCATCCGGATGGTGTCGCCGGCCCGCCTGTTCACCACGACCTTCAAAGACATCGACGGGTTGTCCCACTCGATGTTCCCCGTGGCGAAGGTCGCCGAAGGAGCTTCCAAGCTCGCCGAAGGAGCCGCCAAAGCAGCCGAAGGCGCGGCCAAGGGCCTCGGTGCCGGTATCTCGGGCACCATCGGCAAGGCCTCGCTGGTGGGACCGCTCTCGGTGCCGCAGACCTGGGCCGCTGCCGTGCCCGCGGCCGCAACCCAAGCCGCAACGGCGCAGCTCAGCGGCCTGGGGGCAGCAGGCGCGGCCGGGGCCGGTGGCGCCGCCCACACAATGGGCGGAATTCCAATGGCGGGCGCCGGCGGTGCCGGCCGCGGCGGCTTCGGTGCCTTCGGCACTCCGCGTTACGGGTTCCGGCCGATGGTGGTCGGACGTCCCCCGGCCGGAGGCTGA
- the aroA gene encoding 3-phosphoshikimate 1-carboxyvinyltransferase, with protein sequence MMNWPAPTPTAAIDATVTVPGSKSQTNRALVLAALAADRGSGVSTLSGALRSRDTDLMLDALRALGLRVEAVAHHVTVSGKIDPEPDIRLNCGLAGTVLRFVPPLAALGTVTVTFDGDEQARARPIAPLLDAMRSLGIAVDGDGLPFGVHGTGSVAGGTVAIDASASSQFVSGLLLAAAAFDDGLTVVHTGASLPSAPHIAMTVAMLRQAGIDVDDATANRWRVEPATAAARNWDIEPDLSNATPFLAAAVVTGGRVRIAGWPAVGVQPSAAIIEIIGATGARVSHTDAHLEVQGPDGYGGFDVDLRAVGELTPTVAALAALADPGSVSRLSGIAHLRGHETDRLAALTTEINRLGGQAVETDDGLVITATELHGGTWHSYADHRMATAGAILGLRVPGVEVEDIETTAKTLPAFPRMWAEMLADAGAGA encoded by the coding sequence GTGATGAATTGGCCGGCGCCTACGCCTACCGCTGCTATCGACGCGACGGTGACCGTGCCCGGTTCGAAGTCGCAGACCAATCGGGCGTTGGTCCTGGCCGCACTGGCGGCCGATCGCGGCAGCGGTGTCTCCACCCTGTCCGGCGCCCTGCGCAGCCGCGACACCGACCTGATGCTCGACGCACTGCGGGCGCTGGGCCTGCGCGTCGAGGCCGTGGCGCACCACGTGACGGTCAGCGGCAAGATCGACCCCGAGCCGGACATCCGGTTGAACTGCGGTTTGGCAGGTACCGTGCTGCGGTTCGTGCCTCCGCTGGCCGCCCTGGGCACGGTCACCGTCACGTTCGACGGGGACGAGCAGGCCCGGGCCCGCCCGATTGCACCACTGTTGGATGCGATGCGCAGCCTGGGCATCGCGGTCGACGGCGACGGGTTGCCGTTCGGGGTCCACGGCACCGGGTCGGTGGCCGGTGGCACGGTGGCGATCGACGCCTCGGCGTCCTCGCAGTTCGTCTCCGGCCTGCTGCTGGCTGCGGCGGCGTTCGACGACGGGCTGACCGTGGTGCACACCGGGGCGAGCCTGCCGTCCGCGCCGCACATCGCGATGACGGTGGCGATGCTGCGCCAGGCCGGTATCGACGTGGACGACGCCACCGCGAACCGCTGGCGGGTCGAGCCGGCGACGGCGGCAGCCCGCAACTGGGACATCGAGCCGGACCTGTCCAACGCCACCCCGTTCCTGGCTGCCGCCGTGGTCACCGGAGGACGGGTGCGTATCGCCGGCTGGCCCGCCGTCGGCGTCCAGCCCAGCGCGGCCATCATCGAGATCATCGGCGCCACCGGCGCTCGGGTGAGCCACACCGACGCGCACCTTGAGGTGCAGGGCCCAGACGGTTACGGCGGCTTCGACGTGGATCTGCGGGCCGTCGGCGAGCTCACCCCGACGGTGGCTGCGCTGGCAGCCTTGGCCGATCCCGGGTCGGTGTCGCGGCTGAGCGGCATCGCGCATCTGCGCGGCCACGAGACCGACCGCCTCGCGGCGCTGACAACCGAGATCAACCGGTTGGGCGGCCAGGCCGTCGAGACCGACGACGGCCTGGTGATCACCGCCACCGAGCTGCACGGCGGGACGTGGCACTCCTACGCCGACCATCGGATGGCCACCGCCGGTGCGATTCTGGGGCTAAGGGTGCCCGGCGTGGAGGTCGAAGACATCGAGACCACCGCCAAGACCCTGCCGGCGTTTCCCCGAATGTGGGCCGAGATGCTCGCCGATGCGGGAGCCGGGGCTTGA
- the rsgA gene encoding ribosome small subunit-dependent GTPase A, whose translation MKPEDYDESDVKVRSGRGSRPRTKIRPGHADARSAMVVSVDRGRWGCVLDGDPADRQVTAMRARELGRTPIVVGDRVDVVGDLSGQPDTLARIVRRRPRRTVLRRTADDTDPTERVVVANADQLLMVVALADPPPRTGLVERALIAAYAGGLAPILCLTKTDLADPEPFAGQFADLDLTIVTAGRDDPLDAVAPLLESKVTVLLGHSGVGKSTLVNRLVPDADRAVGRVTDIGRGRHTSTQSVALRLADSGWVIDTPGIRSFGLAHIAPDDVLLAFSDLAEAIADCPRGCGHLGPPADPECALDNLTGAAQRRVAAARRLLTVLREG comes from the coding sequence TTGAAGCCGGAGGACTACGACGAGTCCGACGTCAAAGTCCGCTCCGGCCGCGGATCGCGGCCGCGCACCAAAATCCGCCCGGGGCACGCCGACGCCCGTTCGGCGATGGTCGTCAGTGTGGACCGCGGCCGCTGGGGCTGCGTTTTGGACGGGGATCCGGCCGACCGGCAAGTCACCGCGATGCGGGCCCGCGAGCTGGGCCGTACCCCGATCGTGGTCGGCGACCGCGTCGACGTGGTGGGCGACCTGTCCGGGCAGCCGGACACGCTGGCCCGGATCGTGCGACGCAGACCCCGGCGAACGGTCTTGCGGCGCACCGCCGATGACACCGACCCCACTGAGCGGGTGGTGGTCGCCAACGCCGATCAGCTGCTCATGGTGGTGGCGCTGGCCGACCCGCCGCCACGGACCGGTCTGGTCGAACGGGCCCTGATCGCCGCCTACGCCGGAGGCCTGGCGCCGATTCTGTGCCTCACCAAGACCGACCTGGCCGATCCGGAACCGTTCGCCGGTCAATTCGCCGACCTGGACCTCACGATCGTGACCGCGGGCCGCGACGACCCGCTCGACGCCGTCGCTCCCCTACTGGAGTCGAAAGTGACCGTGCTGTTGGGCCACTCCGGTGTCGGCAAATCCACGCTGGTGAATCGCCTTGTCCCAGATGCTGACCGGGCCGTGGGGCGGGTCACCGACATCGGCCGGGGCCGGCATACGTCCACTCAGTCGGTAGCCCTGCGGCTGGCGGACTCCGGCTGGGTGATCGACACCCCGGGGATTCGCTCGTTCGGCCTGGCCCATATTGCGCCCGACGACGTGTTGCTGGCGTTCTCCGACCTGGCCGAGGCCATCGCCGATTGTCCGCGCGGCTGCGGCCATCTGGGTCCGCCCGCCGATCCCGAATGCGCGCTGGACAACCTGACGGGGGCGGCGCAGCGCCGGGTCGCGGCGGCCCGCCGGTTGCTCACAGTGTTGCGCGAGGGCTGA
- a CDS encoding fatty acid desaturase family protein encodes MAVTDVEVFAHLSDADVANLAAELDAIRRDVEASRGERDARYIHRTIAAQRLLEVTGRVLLAAGDRRWARWTGTATLAVAKVVENMEIGHNVMHGQWDWMNDPEIHSTGWEWDMAGYSKHWRFTHNFAHHKYTNILGMDDDVGYGLLRVTRDNPWKRFNIFNLFYNAMLAIGFEWGIALQHLEIGKIFKGRNNRQAILVRLREFGGKAGRQVFKDYIAFPALTSLSPRASFASTVKANAIANVIRNVWANAIIFCGHFPDGAEKFTKTDMAGESQGQWYLRQLLGSANIDAGPAMRFFSGSLSHQIEHHLFPDLPSNRYPEIAERVRAVCERYDLPYTSGPFLVQYGKTWRTIAKLSLPDRFLHDTSDDAPETRSEKMFAELGPGFSRVDPMTGRRRGLKSAINAVRGWRSGRQAELAA; translated from the coding sequence ATGGCGGTAACCGACGTCGAGGTGTTTGCGCACCTCAGTGACGCCGATGTGGCGAACCTCGCTGCGGAACTGGACGCCATTCGCCGAGACGTCGAGGCCAGCCGGGGCGAGCGCGACGCGCGCTACATCCACCGCACCATCGCGGCTCAGCGACTGCTTGAGGTGACCGGTCGGGTGCTACTGGCGGCCGGGGATCGGCGCTGGGCGCGCTGGACCGGTACGGCGACCCTGGCCGTGGCCAAGGTTGTCGAGAACATGGAGATCGGCCACAACGTCATGCACGGCCAGTGGGACTGGATGAACGATCCGGAGATCCATTCCACCGGTTGGGAATGGGATATGGCCGGCTACTCCAAGCACTGGCGCTTCACCCACAACTTCGCCCACCACAAGTACACCAACATCCTCGGGATGGACGACGACGTGGGCTACGGCCTGCTAAGGGTCACTCGCGACAATCCCTGGAAGCGCTTCAACATATTCAACCTGTTCTACAACGCCATGTTGGCGATCGGGTTCGAGTGGGGTATCGCGTTGCAGCACTTGGAGATCGGCAAGATCTTCAAGGGTCGCAACAACCGCCAGGCGATATTGGTGCGGCTGCGGGAGTTCGGCGGCAAGGCCGGCCGGCAGGTGTTCAAGGACTACATCGCGTTTCCGGCCCTGACCTCCTTGTCGCCCCGCGCATCGTTCGCCTCCACGGTGAAGGCCAACGCGATCGCCAACGTGATTCGTAACGTGTGGGCCAACGCCATCATCTTCTGCGGCCATTTCCCCGACGGCGCAGAGAAATTCACCAAAACCGACATGGCCGGTGAGTCGCAGGGGCAGTGGTACCTCCGGCAACTGCTGGGAAGTGCCAACATCGACGCCGGGCCGGCGATGCGGTTCTTCAGCGGCAGCCTGTCGCACCAGATCGAGCATCACCTGTTCCCCGATCTGCCGAGCAACCGCTACCCCGAGATCGCCGAGCGGGTGCGAGCAGTGTGCGAGCGCTACGACCTGCCCTACACCTCCGGGCCGTTCCTGGTGCAGTACGGCAAAACCTGGCGCACCATCGCCAAACTGTCTCTGCCGGACCGCTTCCTGCACGACACCTCCGATGATGCGCCGGAAACGCGCAGCGAGAAGATGTTCGCCGAACTCGGGCCGGGATTCTCGCGGGTGGATCCGATGACCGGGCGCCGTCGCGGTCTAAAGTCGGCTATCAATGCGGTGCGGGGCTGGCGCAGCGGCCGGCAGGCCGAGTTGGCCGCCTGA
- a CDS encoding ferredoxin reductase yields MSKKQSAIVARLGDTKRATAAGAERHPAWNALRRLATQITTPLLPDDYLRLANPLWSARELRGRVVEVRRETADSATLVIKPGWGFQFDYRPGQYIGIGLLVDGRWRWRSYSLTSAPVSGARTIAITVKAMPEGFLSSHLVDGVAAGTIVRLAAPQGEFVLPDPAPASVLFLTAGSGITPVMAMLRSLARRGDLGNVVHLHSAPTAADALFADELDRLAQDNPGYRLLLRSTRDQGRLQLRGPEALDSAVPDWRERQTWACGPAAMLGDAERLWSTEGIAERLHVERFSVARTGAVEGGGTVTFAASGKSVAADAATTLLEAGEGAGVLMPFGCRMGICQSCVVTLVSGQVRDLRTGVDHEAGTRVQTCVSAAAGDCQLDA; encoded by the coding sequence GTGAGCAAAAAGCAATCGGCCATCGTCGCGCGGCTCGGCGACACCAAACGGGCGACGGCCGCGGGGGCCGAGCGGCATCCGGCGTGGAACGCATTACGTCGCCTCGCCACGCAGATCACCACGCCGTTGCTGCCGGATGACTATCTGCGGCTGGCTAACCCGTTGTGGTCGGCCCGCGAACTGCGCGGGCGCGTGGTGGAGGTCCGGCGGGAGACCGCGGATTCGGCGACGCTGGTCATCAAGCCCGGCTGGGGCTTCCAGTTCGACTATCGGCCCGGTCAATACATCGGTATCGGCCTGCTGGTGGACGGGCGGTGGCGCTGGCGTTCCTACTCGCTCACGTCGGCGCCGGTGAGCGGCGCCCGCACCATCGCGATCACCGTCAAGGCGATGCCGGAGGGTTTTTTGTCCAGTCACCTGGTGGACGGCGTTGCGGCCGGGACCATCGTGCGACTGGCCGCCCCGCAGGGGGAGTTCGTGTTGCCCGATCCGGCGCCGGCCTCGGTTTTGTTCCTCACCGCGGGATCGGGGATCACCCCGGTCATGGCGATGTTGCGCTCTCTGGCCCGGCGGGGCGACCTGGGCAACGTCGTTCACCTGCACTCGGCCCCGACCGCGGCAGACGCGCTGTTCGCCGATGAGCTGGACCGCCTGGCGCAGGACAATCCCGGTTACCGGCTGCTGCTGCGCAGCACGCGCGACCAGGGCCGGCTGCAGCTGCGTGGCCCGGAAGCCCTCGACAGTGCGGTGCCCGACTGGCGGGAGCGTCAGACCTGGGCGTGCGGGCCGGCGGCGATGCTGGGCGACGCCGAGCGTCTCTGGTCGACCGAGGGGATCGCCGAGCGCCTGCATGTCGAGCGGTTCTCGGTGGCGCGTACCGGGGCGGTCGAGGGCGGTGGCACCGTCACCTTCGCTGCCAGCGGGAAGAGCGTCGCGGCGGATGCGGCAACCACTCTGCTCGAGGCCGGCGAGGGCGCCGGAGTGCTGATGCCGTTCGGATGCCGGATGGGCATCTGCCAATCATGCGTGGTGACGCTGGTGTCCGGGCAGGTGCGGGATCTACGCACCGGTGTCGACCACGAGGCCGGCACCCGGGTGCAGACCTGTGTGAGCGCCGCGGCCGGCGATTGCCAACTGGACGCCTGA
- a CDS encoding DUF6912 family protein has protein sequence MRVYIPATLAMLAQLVADGSLRPVSGTAFAVTPALREAYAHGDEDELAEVALAEAALASLRLLGAAATDPAAEKLPVRRAVLVAEVEGVTVRPDLDAAVVRLAGPVAFTDVVAAYVDNAAAEPAVRAALAVIDDADLGDEDAELTIGDAQDHDLAWYATQELPFLLDLL, from the coding sequence ATGCGGGTTTACATCCCGGCGACGCTGGCCATGCTGGCCCAGCTGGTCGCCGACGGCTCACTGCGTCCGGTCAGCGGGACGGCGTTCGCGGTGACCCCGGCGCTGCGGGAGGCCTACGCCCACGGCGATGAGGACGAGCTGGCCGAGGTCGCGCTCGCCGAGGCGGCGCTGGCGTCCCTGCGGCTGCTCGGTGCTGCCGCGACCGATCCGGCTGCCGAGAAGCTGCCGGTTCGCCGGGCGGTGCTGGTCGCCGAAGTCGAGGGCGTCACGGTCCGCCCCGACCTGGACGCCGCCGTGGTCCGGCTGGCGGGTCCGGTGGCATTCACCGACGTGGTCGCGGCGTATGTGGACAACGCCGCTGCCGAGCCGGCTGTACGCGCGGCGCTGGCGGTGATCGACGACGCCGATCTCGGAGACGAGGACGCCGAGCTGACAATCGGCGACGCCCAGGACCACGACCTGGCCTGGTACGCCACCCAGGAGCTGCCGTTCCTGCTTGACCTGCTCTGA
- a CDS encoding TetR/AcrR family transcriptional regulator produces the protein MNENSSTVRFAGVIAFPRGRDDDHQNPGAQSVNDPVIGSRPSEQRGRIARAALQQAANGYESVHIRSVAKSAGVSPTAVYQHFCSKDDLLVDCLNTWLSNFKASAPLAPLRPAHPYRRLIIVVASLTEQMSLTPRFAEAVARAYLHAAGSAARRATAVREGLVEILADALNHQDPASHEHVRQVAALVADVWLTNLLAIAQNRTTPDELRRHLERAIAAIYNNDA, from the coding sequence GTGAACGAGAATTCGTCAACGGTCCGATTCGCCGGAGTCATAGCCTTTCCGCGCGGTCGCGACGACGATCACCAGAATCCAGGAGCACAGTCCGTGAATGACCCAGTGATCGGATCCAGGCCATCAGAGCAGCGAGGCCGGATCGCAAGGGCCGCCCTTCAACAGGCAGCCAACGGCTACGAGTCGGTGCACATCAGATCCGTCGCCAAATCAGCCGGCGTATCCCCCACCGCTGTGTACCAACACTTCTGTTCGAAAGATGACCTGCTGGTCGACTGCCTGAACACCTGGCTGAGCAATTTCAAAGCCTCGGCGCCACTGGCTCCGCTGCGCCCAGCCCATCCCTACCGTCGGCTGATCATCGTTGTCGCCTCCCTCACCGAACAGATGTCGTTGACGCCGCGATTTGCCGAAGCCGTGGCACGCGCCTACCTACACGCCGCCGGTTCGGCCGCCCGCAGAGCCACGGCCGTGCGGGAAGGCCTGGTGGAGATCCTTGCCGACGCGTTGAACCACCAAGATCCCGCCAGCCACGAACACGTCCGCCAAGTCGCTGCACTTGTCGCCGATGTGTGGCTCACAAACCTCCTGGCGATCGCACAAAATCGGACGACACCAGACGAACTACGGCGTCATCTCGAAAGAGCCATCGCGGCCATCTACAACAACGACGCGTAG